One Brachyhypopomus gauderio isolate BG-103 chromosome 15, BGAUD_0.2, whole genome shotgun sequence genomic region harbors:
- the kndc1 gene encoding kinase non-catalytic C-lobe domain-containing protein 1 isoform X1, giving the protein MGTFTTGVVTLGGAEDEEDEERYEVDHLPPLLEDEENVSLADILCLRDRCLSEQEVWAVCVECVYSLQSISHSPLFHTLCITPDTLAFNAHGNVSFMELLSDDPDGCFVPPELDRTGNTFEGHVFSLGSTLSAALSYVVEPELVELGVELFELGVDTKTLLEQMQEEKPENRPRPQDILAQASVKLMDTSSTAVCRTLSAIGRRVLSIESVSVSAFQDEWEKSRHQFLEFRGSRANSVENRTGDQHISRHHSSDSYEEEDFLMKQRRCVCNGSFRSGSVDEYSGGSALLRDDGSSCQSQSGSPIRRRCPEQRSGRARSALNRSCSVPDSNNPPAFSPPSRTDMSRMVTDLSEIGGEESVVVMHWEERMLKGSPRKPPQGPEPDGNFEVFGQQPESSSRIQNSTPPHASGDPGRDDTGQRWAAGDETPIPSADVREATESSALCCNHMTKSMLCLNEESQDEWISLRELLSFCFRPLSIKELWALCYTCLATLQTYTDFPAYLCLDSVYVGCEGELLFLHPKNTGSYDAFYVAPEFQEHGIVTEKACVYGVAAILWATAKFHLSPNQKLAMPRKLKRLLLEMAKRTPIERPTIVMAKKSCRDYLSRQGTSAESVWTQLICRIHKASSKIKESESHPDCSFRSSLPGRKSGFIPLASDVRLAPVTGPVPRSNPAPRMSKLPKAFTSSATHFTPIVLAQEQPGHQDQPLTDPTTRITGVDLISNTDLAMEAVPHKKDCNQSERGEGEADRALHIQDSCSVTPPTLPHTSRRMSGGE; this is encoded by the exons ATGGGGACCTTTACGACTGGTGTAGTAACGCTGGGTGGTGCGGAGGATGAAGAGGACGAAGAGCGTTATGAAGTTGATCATCTACCTCCACTGCTTGAGGACGAG GAGAACGTGTCTCTGGCGGATATCCTGTGCCTGAGAGACCGCTGTCTGTCTGAGCAGGAGGTGTgggcggtgtgtgtggagtgtgtatacTCACTGCAGAGCATCTCACATTCTCCGCTCTTCCACACACTCTGCATCACGCCGGACACCCTGGCCTTCAACGCGCACGGCAACGTGAGCTTCATGGAGCTCCTAAGTG ACGACCCGGATGGCTGTTTCGTGCCGCCGGAGCTCGACAGGACTGGGAACACGTTTGAG GGACATGTGTTTTCTCTTGGCTCCACTCTCTCAGCTGCACTAAGTTATGTTGTGGAGCCTGAGTTGGTTGAGTTGGGGGTTGAGTTGTTTGAGTTGGGGGTTGACACCAAGACATTACTTGAACAAATGCAAGAGGAGAAGCCGGAGAATAGGCCCCGCCCCCAG GACATCCTCGCTCAGGCAAGCGTCAAGCTCATGGACACGTCATCCACGGCAGTTTGTCGAACGCTCTCCGCCATTGGACGAAGAGTGTTGTCGATAGAATCCGTCTCCGTCTCAGCTTTCCAAG ACGAATGGGAAAAATCACGTCATCAGTTTTTGGAATTCCGAGGGTCAAGGGCAAACTCTGTTGAGAATCGTACGGGCGACCAGCACATAAGTAGACATCATTCATCTGATTCTTATGAGGAAGAGGACTTTCTGATGAAACAAAGACgctgtgtgtgtaatggctCCTTCCGGTCTGGGAGTGTGGATGAGTATTCCGGAGGTTCAGCCTTACTCAGAGATGATGGTTCATCGTGCCAGTCACAGAGCGGCTCCCCCATCCGAAGGAGGTGCCCAGAGCAGAGGTCAGGGAGGGCCCGGAGCGCCCTCAACCGCTCCTGTTCTGTCCCCGACTCCAACAACCCCCCGGCCTTCTCACCTCCGTCACGCACGGACATGAGCAGGATGGTGACGGACCTGTCGGAgattggaggagaggagagcgtgGTGGTGATGCACTGGGAAGAAAGGATGCTGAAAGGCTCACCCAGGAAACCCCCACAGGGCCCGGAACCAGACGGAAACTTCGAGGTTTTCGGCCAGCAACCGGAATCTTCCAGCCGAATTCAAAACTCCACCCCTCCACATGCAAGCGGCGACCCAGGCCGGGATGACACGGGTCAGAGATGGGCTGCCGGAGACGAAACCCCCATCCCCTCCGCAGACGTCAGGGAGGCAACGGAGTCGAGTGCCCTGTGCTGTAACCACATGACCAAAAGCATGCTGTGCCTGAATGAAGAATCTCAGGACGAG TGGATCTCTCTGCGGGAGCTCCTCTCCTTCTGTTTTCGGCCGCTGTCCATCAAAGAGCTGTGGGCACTGTGCTACACCTGCCTGGCCACACTCCAGACCTACACTGACTTCCCAG CGTACCTGTGCCTCGACTCCGTCTACGTGGGCTGTGAGGGAGAGTTGCTGTTCCTCCATCCTAAAAATACAG GTTCCTACGATGCCTTTTATGTAGCTCCTGAATTCCAGGAACACGGTATTGTAACTGAAAAG GCCTGCGTATATGGAGTGGCAGCTATCCTGTGGGCCACAGCCAAGTTCCATCTGTCCCCGAATCAGAAGCTGGCTATGCCGAGAAAGCTCAAGAGGCTTCTCCTGGAGATGGCCAAGAGAACGCCGATTGAAAGGCCCACCATTGTTATGGCGAAAAAG AGTTGTCGTGACTACCTGTCCCGTCAGGGTACCAGTGCTGAGTCTGTGTGGACGCAGCTGATCTGCAGAATTCATAAG GCATCCAGTAAAATTAAAGAATCAGAAAGCCATCCAGACTGCTCGTTCAGAAGCAGTCTACCAGGCAGGAAGTCAG GTTTTATACCCTTGGCCAGTGATGTGAGGTTGGCCCCTGTAACCGGCCCCGTACCCCGGAGCAACCCAGCCCCACGCATGAGCAAACTGCCCAAGGCCTTCACCTCCTCAGCCACACACTTTACCCCCATAGTACTGGCACAGGAACAGCCAGGACACCAGGATCAGCCACTTACTGATCCTACTACAAG AATCACAGGTGTAGATTTAATCAGCAATACGGACCTGGCTATGGAAGCAGTACCGCACAAAAAGGACTGCAatcagagtgagagaggagagggtgaaGCGGACCGAGCCCTCCACATCCAGGACTCATGTTCTGTTACCCCCCCCACCCTTCCCCACACCTCACGCAGAATGTCAGGAGGTGAATAG
- the kndc1 gene encoding kinase non-catalytic C-lobe domain-containing protein 1 isoform X2, giving the protein MGTFTTGVVTLGGAEDEEDEERYEVDHLPPLLEDEENVSLADILCLRDRCLSEQEVWAVCVECVYSLQSISHSPLFHTLCITPDTLAFNAHGNVSFMELLSDDPDGCFVPPELDRTGNTFEGHVFSLGSTLSAALSYVVEPELVELGVELFELGVDTKTLLEQMQEEKPENRPRPQDILAQASVKLMDTSSTAVCRTLSAIGRRVLSIESVSVSAFQDEWEKSRHQFLEFRGSRANSVENRTGDQHISRHHSSDSYEEEDFLMKQRRCVCNGSFRSGSVDEYSGGSALLRDDGSSCQSQSGSPIRRRCPEQRSGRARSALNRSCSVPDSNNPPAFSPPSRTDMSRMVTDLSEIGGEESVVVMHWEERMLKGSPRKPPQGPEPDGNFEVFGQQPESSSRIQNSTPPHASGDPGRDDTGQRWAAGDETPIPSADVREATESSALCCNHMTKSMLCLNEESQDEWISLRELLSFCFRPLSIKELWALCYTCLATLQTYTDFPDIWKPFQKAVA; this is encoded by the exons ATGGGGACCTTTACGACTGGTGTAGTAACGCTGGGTGGTGCGGAGGATGAAGAGGACGAAGAGCGTTATGAAGTTGATCATCTACCTCCACTGCTTGAGGACGAG GAGAACGTGTCTCTGGCGGATATCCTGTGCCTGAGAGACCGCTGTCTGTCTGAGCAGGAGGTGTgggcggtgtgtgtggagtgtgtatacTCACTGCAGAGCATCTCACATTCTCCGCTCTTCCACACACTCTGCATCACGCCGGACACCCTGGCCTTCAACGCGCACGGCAACGTGAGCTTCATGGAGCTCCTAAGTG ACGACCCGGATGGCTGTTTCGTGCCGCCGGAGCTCGACAGGACTGGGAACACGTTTGAG GGACATGTGTTTTCTCTTGGCTCCACTCTCTCAGCTGCACTAAGTTATGTTGTGGAGCCTGAGTTGGTTGAGTTGGGGGTTGAGTTGTTTGAGTTGGGGGTTGACACCAAGACATTACTTGAACAAATGCAAGAGGAGAAGCCGGAGAATAGGCCCCGCCCCCAG GACATCCTCGCTCAGGCAAGCGTCAAGCTCATGGACACGTCATCCACGGCAGTTTGTCGAACGCTCTCCGCCATTGGACGAAGAGTGTTGTCGATAGAATCCGTCTCCGTCTCAGCTTTCCAAG ACGAATGGGAAAAATCACGTCATCAGTTTTTGGAATTCCGAGGGTCAAGGGCAAACTCTGTTGAGAATCGTACGGGCGACCAGCACATAAGTAGACATCATTCATCTGATTCTTATGAGGAAGAGGACTTTCTGATGAAACAAAGACgctgtgtgtgtaatggctCCTTCCGGTCTGGGAGTGTGGATGAGTATTCCGGAGGTTCAGCCTTACTCAGAGATGATGGTTCATCGTGCCAGTCACAGAGCGGCTCCCCCATCCGAAGGAGGTGCCCAGAGCAGAGGTCAGGGAGGGCCCGGAGCGCCCTCAACCGCTCCTGTTCTGTCCCCGACTCCAACAACCCCCCGGCCTTCTCACCTCCGTCACGCACGGACATGAGCAGGATGGTGACGGACCTGTCGGAgattggaggagaggagagcgtgGTGGTGATGCACTGGGAAGAAAGGATGCTGAAAGGCTCACCCAGGAAACCCCCACAGGGCCCGGAACCAGACGGAAACTTCGAGGTTTTCGGCCAGCAACCGGAATCTTCCAGCCGAATTCAAAACTCCACCCCTCCACATGCAAGCGGCGACCCAGGCCGGGATGACACGGGTCAGAGATGGGCTGCCGGAGACGAAACCCCCATCCCCTCCGCAGACGTCAGGGAGGCAACGGAGTCGAGTGCCCTGTGCTGTAACCACATGACCAAAAGCATGCTGTGCCTGAATGAAGAATCTCAGGACGAG TGGATCTCTCTGCGGGAGCTCCTCTCCTTCTGTTTTCGGCCGCTGTCCATCAAAGAGCTGTGGGCACTGTGCTACACCTGCCTGGCCACACTCCAGACCTACACTGACTTCCCAG ATATTTGGAAGCCATTTCAAAAAGCTGTAGCCTGA
- the kndc1 gene encoding kinase non-catalytic C-lobe domain-containing protein 1 isoform X3 — protein sequence MGTFTTGVVTLGGAEDEEDEERYEVDHLPPLLEDEENVSLADILCLRDRCLSEQEVWAVCVECVYSLQSISHSPLFHTLCITPDTLAFNAHGNVSFMELLSDDPDGCFVPPELDRTGNTFELH from the exons ATGGGGACCTTTACGACTGGTGTAGTAACGCTGGGTGGTGCGGAGGATGAAGAGGACGAAGAGCGTTATGAAGTTGATCATCTACCTCCACTGCTTGAGGACGAG GAGAACGTGTCTCTGGCGGATATCCTGTGCCTGAGAGACCGCTGTCTGTCTGAGCAGGAGGTGTgggcggtgtgtgtggagtgtgtatacTCACTGCAGAGCATCTCACATTCTCCGCTCTTCCACACACTCTGCATCACGCCGGACACCCTGGCCTTCAACGCGCACGGCAACGTGAGCTTCATGGAGCTCCTAAGTG ACGACCCGGATGGCTGTTTCGTGCCGCCGGAGCTCGACAGGACTGGGAACACGTTTGAG CTGCACTAA